The Streptomyces camelliae genome window below encodes:
- a CDS encoding NucA/NucB deoxyribonuclease domain-containing protein — translation MPGPARRSRGCGIGTATPRAACQVEWPNYSSQGKDCDEYPFSTTEEGAYNSGGNFSA, via the coding sequence ATGCCCGGCCCCGCACGCCGGTCACGCGGCTGCGGGATCGGAACCGCGACACCGCGCGCGGCCTGCCAGGTGGAGTGGCCGAACTACTCCAGCCAGGGCAAGGACTGCGACGAATACCCCTTCAGCACCACGGAGGAAGGGGCCTACAACTCGGGCGGGAACTTCTCCGCATGA
- a CDS encoding GNAT family N-acetyltransferase, whose product MTPAETGVRIAPLRPEHAAQVLAIYQLGIDEGNATFETAAPTWEAFDAAKLPDHRLVALDEDGQVLGWAAVVPVSDRCAYAGVVEHSVYVHPDARGRGVGLALLTAPLASTDAAGIWTVQSGIFPENGASLALHQRAGFRIIGTRERIGRHHGTWRDVVLVERRSPVIR is encoded by the coding sequence GTGACGCCCGCCGAGACCGGCGTGCGCATTGCGCCCCTGCGGCCGGAGCACGCCGCACAGGTCCTCGCGATCTACCAGCTCGGCATCGACGAGGGGAACGCCACCTTCGAAACCGCCGCGCCCACCTGGGAGGCGTTCGACGCCGCCAAGCTGCCCGACCACCGCCTGGTCGCCCTCGATGAGGACGGCCAGGTCCTGGGCTGGGCCGCCGTGGTGCCGGTCTCCGACCGGTGCGCGTACGCCGGCGTCGTCGAGCACTCCGTCTACGTCCACCCCGACGCCCGCGGCCGCGGGGTGGGCCTGGCCCTGCTGACCGCCCCGCTCGCCTCCACCGACGCCGCCGGCATCTGGACAGTGCAATCCGGAATCTTCCCCGAGAACGGCGCCAGCCTCGCCCTGCACCAGCGGGCCGGCTTCCGCATCATCGGCACCCGCGAACGGATCGGCCGCCACCACGGCACATGGCGCGACGTCGTCCTCGTCGAACGCCGTAGCCCCGTCATCCGCTGA
- a CDS encoding arsenate reductase ArsC, translated as MSTSAVPSVLFVCVHNAGRSQMAAAFLTHLGADRVQVRSAGSAPADTVNPAVVEAMAEVGIDISAETPKVLTAKAVQSSDVVITMGCGDACPYFPGKRYLDWQLEDPAGQGVAAVRPIRDEIEQRIRGLLAELDIEPAA; from the coding sequence ATGAGCACCTCCGCCGTTCCCTCCGTGCTGTTCGTCTGCGTGCACAACGCCGGCCGGTCCCAGATGGCAGCCGCCTTCCTCACCCACCTCGGCGCCGACCGGGTCCAGGTCCGCTCGGCCGGCTCCGCCCCCGCCGACACGGTGAACCCGGCCGTCGTGGAGGCCATGGCCGAGGTCGGCATCGACATCTCCGCCGAGACCCCGAAGGTCCTCACCGCCAAAGCGGTGCAGTCCTCCGACGTGGTGATCACGATGGGCTGCGGCGACGCCTGCCCCTACTTCCCCGGCAAGCGGTACCTCGACTGGCAGCTCGAAGACCCCGCCGGGCAGGGCGTCGCCGCAGTTCGGCCGATCCGCGACGAGATCGAACAGCGGATCCGCGGCCTGCTCGCCGAACTCGACATCGAGCCCGCAGCGTGA
- a CDS encoding IS3 family transposase (programmed frameshift), translated as MPKPYPKEFRKDVVRVARNREPGVTLEQIAADFGVHPITLSKWLRRAETDEGVRPATTSGESAELREARKRIRLLEQENEVLRRAAAYLSQANLPKMMYPLVRELAAADAPYRVPVAVTCRVLGLARQPYYRWLARPATDAELTEAYRANALFDAHRDDPEFGHRFLLDEARAAGEVMAERTAWRICRDNGWWSAFGKRRGRGKNAKAGPPVHDDLVRRNFTADGPNRLWLTDITEHATGEGKLYLCAVKDVYSGRIVGYSIDARMKSRLAVAALESAVARRGPAAECIVHSDRGSQFRSRKVAAALTRHGLVGSMGRVGAAGDNAAMESFFALLQKNVLDRRVWATRQELRIAIVTWIERTYHRRRRQRRLGRLTPVEYETIMTPPAAVAA; from the exons GTGCCCAAGCCGTATCCGAAGGAGTTCCGCAAGGACGTCGTGCGGGTCGCGCGCAACCGCGAGCCCGGCGTCACGCTGGAACAGATCGCCGCCGACTTCGGCGTCCACCCGATCACGTTGTCGAAGTGGCTGCGCCGCGCCGAGACCGATGAGGGCGTCAGGCCCGCAACGACGTCGGGTGAGTCGGCCGAGCTGCGCGAGGCCCGCAAGCGAATCCGGTTGCTGGAGCAGGAGAACGAGGTGCTCAGAAGGGCTGCGGCGTATCTGTCGCAGGCGAACCTGCCG AAAATGATGTACCCGCTCGTCCGCGAGCTGGCCGCCGCCGATGCCCCTTACCGGGTGCCGGTGGCGGTGACGTGCCGGGTGCTCGGGCTGGCCCGCCAGCCCTACTACCGGTGGCTGGCCCGGCCCGCCACCGACGCCGAACTGACCGAGGCATACCGGGCCAACGCCCTGTTCGACGCGCACCGCGACGATCCCGAGTTCGGGCACCGCTTCCTTCTCGACGAGGCCCGCGCCGCTGGTGAGGTGATGGCAGAGCGGACCGCCTGGCGGATCTGCCGGGACAACGGCTGGTGGAGTGCCTTCGGCAAACGCAGGGGCCGCGGGAAGAACGCCAAAGCCGGGCCACCAGTCCACGATGACCTGGTACGGCGGAACTTCACCGCGGACGGGCCGAACCGGTTGTGGCTCACGGACATCACCGAGCACGCGACCGGCGAGGGCAAGCTGTATCTGTGCGCGGTCAAGGACGTGTACTCCGGCCGTATCGTGGGCTATTCCATCGACGCCCGGATGAAGTCCCGCCTCGCGGTGGCCGCGCTGGAGTCCGCCGTCGCCCGCCGCGGCCCCGCTGCTGAATGCATCGTGCACTCCGACCGCGGATCGCAATTCCGCTCCCGCAAGGTTGCCGCAGCCCTCACCCGGCACGGCCTGGTCGGCTCAATGGGCCGGGTCGGGGCCGCCGGCGACAACGCCGCAATGGAGAGCTTCTTCGCACTGCTGCAGAAGAACGTCCTCGACCGCCGCGTCTGGGCCACCCGCCAGGAGTTGCGGATCGCGATCGTCACCTGGATCGAGCGGACCTACCACCGGCGCCGACGGCAACGACGCCTGGGCCGATTGACCCCCGTCGAGTACGAGACCATCATGACCCCACCCGCAGCTGTGGCTGCATAA
- a CDS encoding DUF3592 domain-containing protein has protein sequence MIFVVAAMLMATFAGRLALVAVRTVRLHRHGVRTAGSVISIWEDTDRDGPPQMLAQIGFDLPDGRRGGWIHIPARRRGGALHVGDRLPMLYDSQQPSRAHVLPDGSPRLLVTAGVMATLALSAVGFACFLLGLASVSS, from the coding sequence ATGATCTTCGTGGTGGCAGCAATGCTGATGGCCACCTTCGCCGGACGGCTCGCGCTCGTGGCGGTCCGGACGGTGCGGCTGCATCGGCACGGCGTGCGGACCGCCGGATCCGTCATCAGTATCTGGGAGGACACCGACCGCGATGGCCCGCCCCAGATGCTTGCGCAAATCGGGTTCGACCTCCCTGACGGCCGTCGTGGGGGGTGGATCCACATCCCGGCTCGCCGCCGGGGCGGCGCGCTCCACGTCGGGGATCGTCTCCCCATGCTGTACGACTCGCAGCAGCCATCGAGGGCGCACGTGCTCCCAGATGGCTCACCCCGCCTGCTGGTGACAGCGGGAGTCATGGCCACGCTCGCGCTCAGCGCCGTCGGCTTCGCCTGCTTCCTGCTCGGGCTAGCGTCCGTAAGCTCCTGA
- a CDS encoding sporulation protein, translated as MAEGIASEYTHTSVANWTRRGMQPRWPVPQHICTALAERLGRAVSLADIGMESAQSDRVTGLAFPRDQRRALTEAASYWSNVNRRNFLAATSFAASAFSEPVTRWLVSPTEPMRPSPGVTALGRAHIEELRTAANSARMWDSRFGGALWKSHSITEYLDERVTPLLRARYSERDGRELFSVTAEMARLAGWTAFDAGQHQAAQRHYIQALRLAKAAGDIHLGSYILATMAMQALMRGFASQAIDMAQGAYERVPAADPRVLGFAKLIEARAHARDGDVRAACACLATAEQLEERGRAEGVGERPWIDFFTRQRIVTDATEIFRDLERPKSAFAWHALGAMPGDAFARSRGIRLSVLATVHAQQGNLDAALPLGQESLQLFSRLQTARGLDYIKIFTSALHPWRRERSVMTYMSQVKALTSSLPS; from the coding sequence TTGGCCGAGGGCATCGCCAGTGAGTACACGCACACCTCCGTGGCCAACTGGACCCGCCGGGGCATGCAGCCGAGGTGGCCGGTCCCCCAGCACATCTGCACAGCGCTCGCCGAACGCCTCGGGCGGGCCGTGAGCCTGGCCGATATCGGCATGGAATCAGCACAGAGCGACCGCGTGACCGGTCTCGCCTTTCCGCGAGATCAACGGCGGGCGCTCACCGAAGCGGCCTCGTATTGGAGTAACGTGAACCGACGCAACTTCCTGGCCGCGACGTCCTTCGCCGCCTCCGCTTTCTCTGAACCGGTGACCCGCTGGCTGGTGAGCCCCACCGAGCCTATGAGGCCGTCGCCCGGGGTCACCGCCCTCGGCCGCGCGCATATCGAAGAGCTGCGCACGGCGGCCAACAGCGCACGAATGTGGGACTCACGGTTCGGCGGGGCTTTGTGGAAGTCCCATTCGATCACCGAGTACCTGGACGAGCGCGTCACACCGCTGCTGCGCGCCCGGTACTCGGAACGGGATGGCCGTGAGTTGTTCTCCGTGACCGCTGAGATGGCCCGCCTGGCAGGCTGGACAGCGTTCGACGCCGGCCAGCACCAGGCCGCGCAGCGCCACTACATCCAGGCTCTGCGACTGGCCAAGGCAGCGGGCGACATCCACCTAGGCTCGTACATCCTGGCCACGATGGCCATGCAAGCACTGATGCGTGGGTTCGCCTCACAGGCCATCGACATGGCTCAGGGGGCCTACGAGCGGGTACCAGCCGCCGACCCCCGGGTGCTCGGCTTCGCCAAGCTGATCGAGGCACGCGCGCACGCACGGGACGGGGACGTGCGCGCGGCCTGTGCCTGTTTGGCCACCGCCGAGCAGCTTGAGGAACGCGGGCGGGCTGAAGGCGTTGGAGAGCGGCCCTGGATCGACTTCTTCACCCGGCAGCGCATCGTCACAGATGCTACTGAGATCTTCCGGGACCTGGAGCGTCCGAAGTCGGCCTTCGCATGGCACGCCCTGGGAGCGATGCCCGGGGATGCGTTCGCCAGGTCCAGGGGCATCCGGCTGTCCGTCCTGGCTACCGTGCATGCCCAGCAGGGGAACCTGGACGCTGCCTTGCCGCTGGGGCAGGAATCGCTCCAGCTCTTCTCCCGGCTACAGACCGCGCGTGGCCTCGACTACATCAAGATCTTCACCAGCGCGCTTCACCCATGGCGCCGCGAACGGTCCGTCATGACCTACATGAGCCAGGTCAAGGCGCTGACGTCCAGTCTCCCCTCCTGA
- a CDS encoding aquaporin, translated as MSAPAPLVRRAAVEGLGTAALVAVVVGSGIQATELTHDVGTQLLANSLATVFGLGVLIAFLGPVSGAHFNPAVTLAAWFTGRRTGDGPDLRDVAAYVPAQVAGAIAGAVLADAMFGKPLVAFSTHDRWAGHLWLAEVVATAGLVWLIFGLTRAGRAHLAPLLVASYIGAAYWFTSSTSFANPAVTIGRAFTDTFAGIAPTSVLPFLAAQLIGAAAGLGLVALCFGRPATAGEVVVPHAGQQPTTRSAEESALA; from the coding sequence GTGAGCGCGCCCGCGCCGCTGGTGCGACGGGCGGCGGTCGAGGGGCTGGGGACGGCCGCGCTGGTCGCGGTGGTGGTCGGCTCCGGGATCCAGGCCACCGAACTGACCCACGACGTCGGCACGCAGCTGCTGGCCAACTCGTTGGCCACCGTCTTCGGGCTCGGCGTGCTCATCGCCTTCCTGGGCCCGGTGTCCGGAGCGCACTTCAACCCCGCGGTCACACTGGCCGCCTGGTTCACCGGCCGGCGCACCGGCGACGGCCCCGACCTGCGTGACGTCGCCGCGTACGTGCCCGCCCAGGTGGCTGGGGCGATCGCCGGTGCGGTGCTGGCCGACGCCATGTTCGGCAAGCCGTTGGTCGCCTTCTCCACCCACGACCGTTGGGCCGGGCACCTGTGGCTGGCGGAGGTCGTGGCCACCGCCGGGCTGGTCTGGCTCATCTTCGGCCTGACTCGCGCCGGCCGCGCGCACTTGGCGCCGCTGCTGGTCGCCTCCTACATCGGCGCGGCGTACTGGTTCACCTCCTCCACGTCCTTCGCTAACCCGGCCGTCACGATCGGCCGGGCGTTCACTGACACCTTCGCCGGCATCGCCCCCACCTCCGTGCTGCCCTTCCTCGCCGCGCAGCTGATCGGCGCCGCCGCCGGTCTCGGCCTGGTCGCCCTCTGCTTCGGCCGCCCGGCCACCGCGGGCGAGGTCGTCGTCCCGCACGCCGGGCAGCAGCCCACCACCCGTTCCGCCGAAGAAAGCGCCCTGGCCTGA
- a CDS encoding ArsR/SmtB family transcription factor: protein MSKQAGLPVLGQDDEAACCAPMVREPLGEESAAELSRMFKALSDPIRLRLLSLIASHEGGEACVCDLIGPFDVSQPTISHHLKVLREAGLVGSERRGTWVYYWVLPEALAKLSALLEIPAVSAKAPA, encoded by the coding sequence ATGTCGAAACAAGCTGGTCTGCCGGTGCTCGGACAGGACGACGAAGCGGCGTGCTGCGCGCCGATGGTCCGCGAGCCGCTGGGTGAGGAGTCCGCGGCCGAGCTGTCGCGGATGTTCAAGGCGCTCTCCGACCCAATCCGGCTGCGGCTGCTGTCGCTGATCGCCTCCCACGAGGGCGGCGAGGCGTGCGTGTGCGACCTCATCGGCCCCTTCGATGTCTCCCAGCCGACCATCTCCCACCACCTGAAGGTGCTGCGCGAGGCCGGGCTGGTCGGCTCCGAGCGGCGCGGGACCTGGGTGTACTACTGGGTGCTGCCCGAGGCCCTGGCGAAGCTGTCCGCGCTGCTGGAGATTCCCGCCGTGTCCGCGAAGGCCCCGGCGTGA
- a CDS encoding ArsI/CadI family heavy metal resistance metalloenzyme, with protein sequence MSRVQLALRVADLEASIAFYSKLFGTEPAKRRAGYANFAITEPPLKLVLIEGETGEDTRLDHLGVEVASTEQVHAATNRLKDAGLATFEENDTSCCYALQDKVWVTGPGKEPWEVYVVKADADTLGKSTEGAPDVCCGTTACCTPDEQAVDPAQTPAEAKAVAGCACGS encoded by the coding sequence ATGTCCCGTGTCCAGCTCGCCCTGCGCGTCGCCGACCTCGAAGCCTCGATCGCCTTCTACTCCAAGCTGTTCGGCACCGAGCCGGCCAAGCGCCGCGCGGGCTACGCCAACTTCGCCATCACCGAGCCCCCGCTCAAGCTCGTCCTCATCGAGGGCGAGACCGGCGAGGACACCCGCCTGGACCACCTCGGCGTGGAAGTTGCCTCCACCGAGCAGGTCCACGCCGCCACCAACCGACTCAAGGACGCCGGCCTGGCCACCTTCGAGGAGAACGACACCTCCTGCTGCTACGCCCTCCAGGACAAGGTCTGGGTCACCGGCCCCGGCAAGGAGCCGTGGGAGGTCTACGTCGTCAAGGCCGACGCCGACACCCTGGGCAAGAGCACCGAAGGCGCGCCGGATGTCTGCTGCGGCACCACCGCCTGCTGCACCCCCGACGAGCAGGCCGTCGACCCGGCCCAGACGCCGGCCGAGGCCAAGGCCGTCGCCGGATGCGCCTGCGGCAGCTGA
- a CDS encoding MscL family protein: MLRGFKNFLMRGDIVVVAVGLIVALAFSTLIKSFTDNVINPIIARAQGGRNFGLGWQLGRPGNKATFLDIGSFISAVIYFIIFMAVVYFLIVVPYKKFQARRGVAAFKEPGAVKTCPACLSEDVPAAAGKCRYCGTEQPAAGTAQHQ, encoded by the coding sequence ATGCTCAGGGGATTCAAGAACTTCCTGATGCGGGGCGATATCGTCGTCGTGGCGGTCGGGCTGATCGTCGCACTGGCGTTCAGTACCCTCATCAAGTCGTTCACGGACAATGTGATCAACCCGATCATCGCGCGGGCGCAAGGGGGCCGGAACTTCGGCCTCGGGTGGCAGCTCGGGCGTCCCGGGAACAAGGCGACGTTCCTCGACATCGGGTCGTTCATCTCGGCGGTCATCTATTTCATCATCTTCATGGCCGTCGTCTACTTCCTGATCGTCGTGCCGTACAAGAAGTTCCAGGCCCGGCGTGGTGTGGCCGCCTTCAAGGAGCCCGGTGCGGTGAAGACGTGCCCCGCCTGCCTCTCCGAGGACGTTCCCGCCGCTGCCGGCAAGTGTCGGTACTGCGGGACGGAGCAGCCTGCGGCGGGCACGGCGCAACACCAGTAA
- a CDS encoding SMI1/KNR4 family protein: MDAEVGGDLFQRDAGLAVARDPHDVLAELLRIRLGHCNILPGRFSASQVRCHQTLQQSRSADVPLTWIEEHFGREHLKHIQDQIRSHSSDGTIQLKAHTEEVAIYFADAPRGPLFPPVTPKEVDAAESIIGRPLPELLRRIYTEVGNGGFGPDAGLASVTGGQRASGHLTDWPCSVLRHECNRAAGLPTSWLYLTSGGCTMEWHVSLLAADNPVLLYDTDGWVPSWGEDPHAGLRYATASLRKWLWTWANGGEVWAEALSLA, translated from the coding sequence GTGGACGCCGAAGTCGGCGGCGATCTGTTCCAGCGTGACGCCGGGCTCGCGGTTGCGCGCGACCCGCACGACGTCCTTGCGGAACTCCTTCGGATACGGCTTGGGCACTGCAACATCCTTCCAGGCCGCTTCTCAGCAAGCCAGGTCAGGTGTCACCAAACCCTGCAGCAGTCCCGTTCGGCAGATGTTCCCCTGACATGGATCGAGGAACACTTCGGTCGAGAGCACCTGAAACACATTCAGGACCAGATCCGCTCCCACAGCAGCGACGGGACGATTCAACTCAAGGCGCACACCGAGGAAGTAGCGATCTACTTCGCAGACGCTCCGCGTGGGCCGTTGTTCCCGCCGGTCACACCAAAGGAAGTCGATGCCGCCGAGAGCATCATCGGGCGCCCGCTACCGGAACTCCTCCGCCGGATCTACACCGAGGTCGGCAACGGCGGCTTCGGGCCCGACGCCGGCCTGGCCTCTGTGACCGGCGGCCAACGCGCATCAGGGCACCTGACCGACTGGCCCTGCTCGGTCCTCAGACACGAATGCAACCGTGCGGCGGGGCTACCCACGTCGTGGCTGTACCTGACATCGGGAGGCTGCACGATGGAGTGGCACGTCTCGCTGCTCGCAGCCGACAATCCAGTGCTGCTCTATGACACGGACGGCTGGGTGCCGAGCTGGGGCGAGGATCCCCATGCCGGCCTCCGGTACGCGACCGCGTCGCTGCGGAAGTGGCTGTGGACTTGGGCGAACGGTGGCGAAGTCTGGGCTGAAGCACTCAGCCTCGCGTGA
- a CDS encoding helix-turn-helix transcriptional regulator, whose protein sequence is MSPAPAPLLVAHAARQAAARADSLADLGGELARQLHRLVPHDGYMLSGKDPVTGVGCFLVEHQGYSCAHFRRIKAAGLLDQQPYPPRRPADRPTSRPTVAVLDTTATAPPGIVPLLDSMAGDGWGSEMRLDLVDRAAHWGTLILLRERRRPPFTPADIDNARQVAAPLAASLRGYVGRARPHPMRTAMPPGVLVIDENDGLASATPTGREWLRMCFPNVILDTDEDLSLALWNVAAAARRQSEPVLSRIPTGHGFAALQAQRLTGARRGEVAVTIQAAGTGQLLPAVAAWYGLTPRERTVIDQVLDGRSSKQISHTLDLSQHTTNDHLKAIYRKIRVNGRDELVATLSC, encoded by the coding sequence GTGTCCCCCGCGCCCGCGCCGCTGCTCGTCGCCCACGCCGCGCGGCAGGCTGCCGCACGCGCCGACAGCCTGGCCGACCTCGGCGGCGAGCTGGCCCGCCAGCTGCACCGGCTCGTGCCGCACGACGGGTACATGCTTTCCGGCAAGGATCCGGTCACCGGCGTCGGCTGCTTCCTGGTCGAGCACCAGGGCTACAGCTGCGCCCACTTCCGCCGCATCAAGGCGGCCGGGCTGCTCGATCAGCAGCCCTACCCGCCCCGGCGACCCGCCGACCGGCCCACGAGCCGCCCAACTGTCGCGGTGCTGGACACGACGGCCACCGCGCCGCCGGGCATCGTGCCGCTGCTCGACAGCATGGCCGGCGACGGCTGGGGCAGCGAGATGCGGCTCGACCTGGTCGATCGCGCCGCGCACTGGGGCACGCTGATCCTGCTGCGCGAGCGTCGCCGCCCGCCGTTCACCCCGGCCGACATCGACAACGCGCGGCAGGTCGCGGCGCCGCTGGCCGCCTCGCTGCGCGGTTACGTCGGCCGCGCCAGGCCGCATCCCATGCGCACCGCGATGCCGCCCGGCGTGCTCGTCATCGACGAGAACGACGGCCTCGCCTCCGCGACCCCGACCGGGCGCGAATGGCTCCGGATGTGCTTTCCCAACGTGATCCTCGACACGGACGAGGATCTCTCGCTGGCGCTCTGGAACGTCGCGGCCGCCGCCCGCCGCCAGAGCGAGCCCGTGCTCAGCCGCATCCCGACCGGCCACGGCTTCGCCGCGCTGCAGGCCCAACGGCTGACCGGCGCCCGACGCGGCGAGGTGGCCGTCACCATCCAGGCGGCCGGTACCGGCCAACTGCTGCCCGCGGTCGCCGCGTGGTACGGCCTCACGCCCCGGGAACGCACGGTGATCGACCAGGTCCTGGACGGCCGCTCCAGCAAACAGATCTCCCACACCCTCGACCTGTCGCAGCACACGACCAACGACCATCTCAAGGCCATCTATCGCAAGATCCGGGTGAACGGCCGCGACGAGTTGGTCGCTACTCTCTCCTGCTAA
- a CDS encoding FAD-dependent oxidoreductase, producing MQKTIAIVGAGLGGLTLARVLQAHGVAATIYEGEASATTRTQGGLLDIHEETGQVAVRAAGLYDEFLTLVRPGEDAKRVVDRHGTILFDMPADPGSARPEVDRGELRRLLIDSLAPGTIRWGHKVTSVRHRPEGGYVLTFAEGSATRADIVIGADGAWSKVRPLLTPAKPVFSGTCFIEIALASGGQECRASVAAIGSGTLMAVAPGKGIIAHRYADGHVRGYVALNKPEEWMRSIDFGDPSAGLRQLADEFDGWSPLLTAFVTQSDVEPWLRPIYALPVGLKWDRVPGVTLVGDAAHLMSPFAGEGANLAMYDGADLASKLVEQPDIEVALTAYEERLFLRSGDAASRSAQNLEIFFGQEAPQSVVTLFDRS from the coding sequence ATGCAGAAGACCATCGCCATTGTCGGAGCGGGACTGGGCGGGCTGACGCTCGCCCGGGTGCTTCAGGCTCACGGCGTCGCCGCGACGATCTACGAGGGTGAGGCTTCGGCGACGACCCGTACGCAAGGCGGCCTGCTCGACATCCACGAAGAGACTGGCCAGGTCGCAGTTCGCGCAGCCGGTCTGTACGACGAGTTCCTCACTCTGGTCCGCCCGGGCGAGGACGCCAAGCGCGTGGTGGACCGCCACGGCACGATCCTGTTCGACATGCCTGCGGACCCCGGTTCGGCCCGTCCTGAGGTGGATCGTGGCGAACTGCGGCGCCTGCTCATCGACTCGTTGGCGCCCGGGACGATCAGGTGGGGTCACAAGGTCACCTCGGTCCGGCATCGTCCGGAGGGCGGCTACGTGCTCACCTTCGCGGAAGGTTCCGCCACGCGCGCCGACATCGTCATCGGCGCGGACGGTGCCTGGTCGAAGGTGCGTCCGCTGCTCACCCCCGCCAAGCCCGTCTTCAGCGGAACCTGCTTCATCGAGATCGCCCTCGCCTCGGGCGGCCAGGAGTGCCGGGCGAGCGTGGCCGCGATCGGCAGCGGCACGCTGATGGCGGTCGCGCCGGGCAAAGGCATCATCGCGCATCGCTACGCCGACGGGCACGTGCGCGGATACGTGGCGCTGAACAAGCCCGAGGAGTGGATGAGGTCGATCGACTTCGGCGACCCGTCCGCGGGCCTCCGTCAACTTGCCGACGAGTTCGATGGCTGGTCGCCGCTGCTCACCGCCTTCGTGACACAGAGCGACGTGGAACCGTGGCTCCGACCCATCTACGCCCTGCCCGTCGGGCTCAAATGGGACAGGGTGCCCGGCGTGACGCTCGTCGGCGACGCCGCGCATCTGATGTCGCCCTTCGCCGGCGAGGGTGCGAACCTCGCCATGTACGACGGCGCGGACCTGGCGAGCAAGCTGGTTGAGCAACCCGACATCGAGGTCGCGCTCACCGCCTACGAAGAGCGGCTATTCCTGCGTAGTGGCGACGCCGCCAGCCGCTCGGCGCAGAACCTGGAGATCTTCTTCGGCCAGGAAGCACCGCAGAGCGTAGTCACTCTGTTCGATCGCTCCTGA
- the tpg gene encoding telomere-protecting terminal protein Tpg, with translation MSDDEQQLAPRRGKVLEALARAERKVFTRPAPKSAKAQVKFLLTRAKGSTQALADRLGVSRRTVERYRAGKLTTPQKRLQAALVEETESEWQPQVRAQVREQAAISSGMMVEVTAYFRIRLQRQLGRRPRAHHHHAHLTHLREADP, from the coding sequence ATGAGCGATGACGAGCAGCAGCTGGCCCCGCGCCGCGGCAAGGTCCTGGAAGCCCTCGCACGGGCGGAGCGGAAGGTGTTCACCCGGCCCGCGCCGAAATCCGCAAAGGCTCAGGTGAAATTCCTCCTCACGCGGGCGAAGGGGTCCACCCAGGCCCTGGCGGATCGCCTGGGCGTCTCGCGCCGGACGGTCGAGCGCTATCGTGCCGGGAAGCTTACGACCCCGCAGAAGCGCCTCCAGGCCGCTCTGGTGGAGGAGACCGAATCCGAGTGGCAACCGCAGGTCAGAGCCCAAGTACGCGAGCAGGCAGCCATCTCCAGCGGCATGATGGTGGAGGTGACGGCGTACTTCCGGATTCGCCTGCAGAGGCAGCTCGGACGACGGCCGCGAGCGCACCATCACCACGCCCATCTCACCCACCTACGCGAAGCAGATCCTTGA